The genomic segment TTTTCTTGAATCAATGCACTGTGATGAAGAGATTTTCCATTAAGCATGCAAAACTCGGTTTAGGAAAATGCATGCATTAACAAAAAATAACCTCGAATTAAGCAGGCACCTGTCTCAACATTTCTCGCGCCACATTCTCATAACTTAAAGTCTGCTGGCCATGCAATATAGTTTCAACGGTAAAAGAACCATCGGGATGAACTTTAGTTACAGTAAAAATCGTATTTTCAAACTGAGCTAGTGTGACTTGCTGGCCAATTTCGATGTGATTCATATGGCTTTTACATTTATTAATCTGTCGATTTTTATTCTGTCATGATCTTCTAAGCTTTTGAACAGTTGTTTAACTTAAGTCTGTGAATAATTTTGTTAAAATCAAAAAATAGCCTTAAAACATTTTCATAAAATCACTATAGTTTTATAATTCAAATATTTATTTCCCATTGAAACTTGGGCTTTAAGTGACTTTCAATAGGTAGAAAACATTAGCTCATCTCTAAAAACGATGAACAAAAATGAGCCATTTTTCACCTACTTGAGAAAAGCGATAAATATTTTTATACATCTATTTGAAAGATAAATATTTTATTCAAAATCTTAGAACAAACTATTGTTGCTGAGCCAAGAGCAATGGAATCTGATGACCCTGGCTATAATTATGCTTCTGATAGACCTGAGCAATTTCTGGTAGCTTGAGTTTAGCCGCCTCGATGCCAGCGTCCATGGTCAACTCCCTGCCACGCACATCAAAAATATGACCTTTTTCGCGTAAGTCTGGCTGAATCACCACATCGGCATATTGCAGCTCTTCAGAAGCTAAACGTTGCTGCATGATATTAATATTCTGGTTGAATAGGCCCCAGACATTAGTGGTTTCGGTATGGATTGGCTGCGCCAGAATATCGACAGCAATCACAATATCAGCGCCCAATTCACGAGCTACTTTAACTGGCACCGGACTGACCAGCCCTCCATCCACATATTCTTTTTTCTGGATGACAGTCGGAATAAACATGCTTGGAATAGAAACAGATGCACGTACTGCCTGACCAGTATTACCATAATTGAAGACTACCCGCTTACCCTCTTTCAAGGCTGTTGCTACCACAAACATCGGAATTTTCATGGCTTGCAAAGGCGTCTGATCAACCTGCAAATTCACATAATTTTCAACTTTTTTGCCATCAAAAAAGCCTTTGCGGTCTAGCTTGATGTCGCGAACATCAGTGGCTTTCATACTTAATGCAATATTACGCAGTTCAATCGCCGGTTTACCACTGGCATAAATGGAACCGACAATACTGCCAGCACTGGTTCCCACAATAAAGTCAGGTTGTATGCCTGCCTGCTCCAGCACTTCAATCGCCCCGATGTGCGCATAGCCACGCGCACCGCCACTGCCAAGAACCAGTGCAATCACCGGACGGTTTTCTGTTTGCTTAATTTTGCGGAAATTGATCTGGTTTGGACGTGCCTGGGCTTCTGCTACTGAACTGGCAGATTTGATATGACTAGAGTTAGATGGATTAAAACCGGATGTCGTTTGGCAGCCGCTCAAACCTACCATTGTCATCGCCAATATACTCAGTACATATTTCTGCATGCAGAGCACGTCCTCATTTTGTTAAAGCAACATAGTGTATAAACACATGCTTAAATAATCTGTAGAATTTCGTAAAACTGTCATACAGTTGCACTAATGTCTTTCAATTTTCAGCCACTGTATGAATACACCTTCACTGTACCGGATCTTTCTCACTTTCCTGCAACTGGGCTGTATGGCATTCGGTGGACCGGCAGCGCATCTGGTGTTTTTTCACCGTAAATTTGTCGACCAGTTACAGTGGTTAAATGCGACACAATATGGCCAGCTGGTTGCATTAGCGCAGCTTTTGCCCGGCCCAAGCAGTAGTCAGGTAGGCCTTTCAATTGGCTATCTGCAAAGAGGTTATGCTGGGGCATTCGTGGCTTGGCTTGGATTTACTCTGCCTTCAACGCTTCTGATGAGCTTGATCGCAGTACTCGGTCAGCACTATTTCCATATTCTAAACTCAAACAGCTTTCATAGCATTCAATTGATCGTTTTTTCTGTAATCGTCTGGGCATTCTGGCAAATGCTTAACAGTTTCTGCAAGAGCATCTGGCAGTATGTACTGGTCTTGATTTCAGTCCTAATCCTGAGCTTCATTAGTATCAGTTTGAATCAGCTATTAGTCATTATTTTAGGGGCAGTTTTTGGCCTTGTAATGGCAAAATTTTCTAATCCTCAGGAAAATAAGCCTGCTTCAAATTCATCTACCATTCACTCAAGTTATATTCGTCCACGTCATGCACCCTACTGGTTCATCGCATTTATACTGCCCTTTTTCCTGATTCCTCTACTAGTCAAATCTGGTTCTTGGCCTGAACTCGCATTTTTTGCTGATTTCTATCAAACTGGCTCATTAGTCTTTGGTGGCGGACATGTCATTCTGCCTTTGCTGCATCAGGACTTTGTGGCGACCAATTTACTTTCGCCCCAATCTTTCGATCTAGGTTATGCATTTGCCCAATTGATGCCGGGTCCATTATTTAGTTTTTCCAGCTATGTCGGTGCTCTGTTGCCTTGGACAGGTTCATCCTGGATTAATGCACTGTTAGCAACCTGTGCCATTTTCCTGCCTTCGTTTTTTCTGATTTTTGCTACTTTGCCTTATTGGTCATGGTTAATGCAGCAACGTATTATTTTTCAGGCGGTGAACGGGATTAATGCAGCGGTGGTCGGTCTGCTTTTATATTTGCTGATTGATCTCTCTCAGGCATATTTTCGTTCCTGGTCTGATCTGGTTTTTGTCATCGTGATGATTTTACTGTTACGCTCGAAATTACCAGTCTGGTTCAGCCTGATTGCTGGCTTTATCCTATATCAAAGCTATCTTAATTTTGTGTCATTCTAACCATTTAAACCCATAAAAAAGCCCCGAACCAGTCGGGGCTTTTGCTCAAGTCTTACCAGATATCTGATTTAACTTTATCTTTAAATTTCGGATGATCATCGAGCTTAAACTCTGGTTGCTCGATGCCACGTTTCAGCTGACCGGTATAGTCCTTGAGCAGCATCAAAATAAATGGCATCAGCAGTACAATCGCAATCAGGTTAATACTGGCCATGACGCCCATGAACAGGTCCGCCATATTCCAGATCAACGGTACACTGGCAATCGAGCCGAAATACACCATAAACAATACCAGCAACCGGAAAATAAACATGACCTTGCTGTTATTATTGATGAACTGAATATTTCCTTCTGCATAGGCATAGTTACCAATGATAGAAGAATAGGCAAACAGGAACAGAATCAAGGCCAGGAAGTCATCGCCCCAAGCACCAATCTGGCTTTCAAGCGCCATCTGGGTCAAGGTCACGCCTTCAAAACCGGCATTTTCATATAGGCCAGAAACCAGAATCACGATAGCGGTACATGAACACACAACGAAGGTATCTACAAATACGCCAAGCATTTGAACCAGACCCTGATTCACCGGATGTTTCACGTCAGAGGCAGCCGCCGCATTCGGTGCTGAACCCATCCCCGCTTCATTCGAAAATAAACCGCGCTTAATCCCCATCATCATGGCCATCGAGATCATGGCACCGAAGAAACCGCCTGCAGCTGCTTCAAACTCAAATGCTTTGCTAAAGATCAGCTGAAAAATAGACGGCAACATATCGTAATTGATGACGGCGATATATAAAGCTACACCCAGATAAAGAACTGCCATGAAAGGGACCACCCCTTCAGCAACTTTTGCAATCCGTTTGATCCCGCCAAAAATAATCATGGCCGTAATCAAGACCAAGACCAGACCAATCCAGGAAACTTCCAGATCGAAACCACCTAATGGCAACATCAGATTGGCTTCATTCCAGCCCCAGGCATGTGAGGTTGCACCCGTAATGGCATTGGCCTGCACGGCATTGAACACAAAGCCATAGGTCGTAATCAGTGCAATTGCAAAGACAATTCCCAGCCATTTCTGTTTAAGACCCTGAGTAATGTAATACGCAGGTCCACCACGGAATTGCTGATTCTTGTTATCCCGAACTTTAAACAACTGGGCTAATGATGATTCTACAAAAGCAGAACTCATTCCCAGAAATGCAGTAAACCACATCCAGAACACAGCACCTGGACCACCGACAGCAATCGCAATGGCAACACCTGCAACATTACCCACACCGACCCGGCTAGCCAGACCTGTTACAAAGGCCTGAAACGGCGTAATACCATGGTCATCATCGACCTTGCCACGACTACGTTTCATGACTTTGATACTGTGCCAGAATAAACGGATCTGTACTGCACCGGTCATGATCGTATACAAAATACCGACTGCGACTAGAAACACCACCAAAAAGTCCCAGAGTGGACCATTTAAGGCATCGACCCAGCCCAGTAAGGTTTCATTTAGCTGATCATTCATGTCATATCCTTATGAGCTTATGACTCATTATCAAGCTTAAAATTAGACGAAAAATTTCAAGATCATCTGGATGATCGTGGCATTAATCAAGTCAACGAAGAAAGCACCACATAATGGAACGATCAGAAAGGCTTTATGCGAAGCGCCATACATATTGGTAATCGCCTGCATATTGGCAACAGCCGTTGGGGTTGCACCCATCCCGAAACCACAGTGACCTGCAGCAAGTACTGCGGCATCGTAGTTTTTGCCCATCACCCGGAAAGTGACAAATGCTGCATATAAAGCCATAGTCAAGGTCTGTGCACCGAGAATCACCATCAATGGTCCTGCCAGATCCGCCAGTTGCCATAATTTTAATGACAGCAGCGCCATGGCCAGATAAAGCGACAATGAAGCATTACCAAACACATCAATCGCACGGTCGAAGATCTGGATTTTCAGGATGCCTTCCAGCACGTTACGCAGAATCACACCGCCTGCCAGTGCCCATACAAATGTTGGCAGTTCAAATACTGTATCTTTACTGAAGCCAGTCATCAGTTCTGCAAATGCCAGACAGCCTGCAAACAGACCAAGTGTGGTAATGGCATTATCAGCGGTGATCAGACGGACACGATGTGGATATTCAAATTGCACATATTCATCTGTCGTGCTGTCCATTGGCGTATTGTCACGCTTTTCGATCTGCTGATCGGTACGTGCCACCGCAAGATTATGACGGTTAATCAACAGTTTCGCCAAAGGTCCACCGATAACACCACCAATGATCAGACCAAAGGTTGCACTTGCCATCCCGAGCGCCAAAGCCCCCTGAATACCATGCTCAACCTCCATAATTTCACCCCAGGCGCCAGCAGTACCGTGTCCACCAGTCAAGGTAATCGAACCGGCAATCAGACCGATCAGAGGATCAATACCTAACAAGCTTGCCAGCCCCATACCCACTGCATTTTGTAGGGCAATAAATGTTGAGATGGCAACCAGGAAGATCACCAGTCCGATCCCGCCTTCGCGTAATTTAGCGAAGTTCGCACTCAGACCGATCGAAGCAAAGAAAATCAGCATAAAACTGGTTTGCAGTTCCGCGCTCGTGGTAATGCTGTAGCCCCAGAACGAATGAACCAGCAGAGAGATAACCGCTGCAACCAGACCACCTGCGACAGGTTCAGGAATGTTGTAACGTTTTAGAAAATCGATTTTATCTACCAGAAACCGGCCCAGTAATAGCACAATTACTGCAGCGATCAGGGTATAAAATGCGTTAAAAGTAAAATCCATAATTTTTTTGTCCAAGATGGTTCTGAATTTTTGTCATTCTAAAAGTCGTGTTGCGATTCATTTCCACAGAAGAAAACCTTACATTACCCCATGTAATTGTCATCTACTTCATTCATCCATCGCCTTTAGAATCAACAAAGCATTCCGCATCTGTTTCAAACTTATGAATATCATCGTGATGATCATATTCAGTGAGAGATTTATAAAAGCGAAAAACAGCCTTTTGCTGATTGCATAAGCTACGCCAGATGCATAAATTCATCTAAGCGTGCAACTCATAGCGATAACATCCAGCCTATATTTTTTACTTCTCAACCAGCATGAATTGCTGCATGAGTGCTTTTAACCTAACTGAGTTCATCAAGTCATTTGCAATAAGATATTTCAAATAGAGCTTGACCATGCAATCTTCATTATTTCTTCAAAATGCATGTATTCAACTGAAAAGTCGCACATTATGCTGTTTCTTTGTATAAAGTTTTATTGTTTTTTATTAACTATAGTTAGCGAATATATAAAAAATAATTATAACTTCTTATTTTTTATAGTTTACTACCCCCAAATTTTAATCGAAATAAAATATTAATTGAAAGTAAAAACGGATATTTAATTTTATTTTTAAGATTGAATTTTAATCATTCTATTTTGTTTTCAACTTTCCTTTTAGTTCCAGCCATCGATGTTAATTGCTCAAGATATCAGCATCTAAAATATCGGTTGCATGTTTAGAAGGAGTTTTGTTTAAGCATTCAATAAATTTCTTAGGCTATTTATATAACTTCTATATCTCTTAAGTGCATTCTCATTCATGTGATTTTTATTAATCATCATAATTCACTGTGAAACTAAAATTCCCCCTGCCCGACAGAGTTTGTTTGGTTTATAGTCAGTTCACCATCATTAAGGATATGAGATTGGAAATTAGAATGGATCAAAACCTCGTTCATGCTGTAGATCAAACCATTACTTCCCGTCATTCAGTTCGTGCTTTTCTGGATACGCCGGTCAGTACCGACATGCTCAAAGACATTTTGACTGTGGCCAGCCGCGCCCCTTCAGGGACCAATACCCAGCCATGGAAAGTATATGTGCTGACAGGGAAAAAGCGTGATGAGCTGGTGCAGCGTGTCTGTCAGGCGCAAATGGAGCTTTACCAGAATCCGGCACTGGCCGAGCAATATAAAGAAACCTTTGCCTATTATCCCGAACAATGGTTCTCTCCTTATATCGACCGACGCCGTGAAAATGGCTGGGGCTTATATGGTTTGCTGAATATCCAGAAAGGCGAAAAAGAAAAAATGGCGCGCCAGAACCTGCGTAATTTTGAACTGTTTGATGCACCAGTGGGGCTATTCTTCACCTTACATAAAGATTTGGGCATAGGTTCAAAAATGGATATTTCCATGATGATTCAAAACGTGATGCTGGCTGCCAAGGCACGTGGTCTGGATACCTGTCCGCAGGCTGCCTGGAATCATTTTCATAGCATTGTGCTAGATGTACTGGGAGCAGGTGAAGATGAAGAGCTGGTCTGTGGCATGTCACTAGGCTATGCAGATCCAGACCATATCGTAAATACCTTTATCACCCCACGTGTCCCGGTAGAGGAATTTGCCGTTTTTGTAGATGAATAAGATTTGATAAGCCATGATCCAAGCATCAACTTTGAGCTGCTTGGATTGTCTGACAGAGATATAGAGTTCTTGCAGCTCCTTATTTCTGTTTAACTCTAGGCAGTTCTAATTTCAATACAGATCTAAAGGCTATAACTACAAAGATCGCCATTACCAAGGCCATATTGAATAAAGCATCCCACAGCATAAAGTTCAGCAAAACCCCACCCAACAAACCGCAGGCAAATTGCATACTGCCCATGATCGCACTGGCGGTTCCCGCACGCGCGCCCTGCTCTGCCATGGCCAGCGCCATCGCATTCGGTCCCACAAAACCAATCGAGGCCACAACGACAAATAAGGCCGCCATAACTAGGACAACAGATTCAATATTCAGATAGCCTAAAACCAGTAAAGCCAGGACACCGATTCCCTGTAAAGAAGCACCTAGTTTTAAGCGACTTAATACTGAAAGATATTGAGCCAGATGCTTATTCAGGGTCGAGAACAGCATGATTCCAACGGCATTCCCCCCGAAAGCATAAGCAAACTGCTGCTCGGTCAGATGATAATGATCCATCAGAATGGCTGAAGAAGCGCTGATATAGCAGAACATCACCGCCCCAGAAAAACAGCCCACCAGCATCGGTCGTCTGAAACTTTCATCCTGAAAAATGGTTCGGTATAAACTCAATACCTGTTGCAAATTCAGTTTAAGACGGCGTTCCGGGGGCAAGGTTTCCTGAAAGAAAAAATGCACACAGACCAGACTAAACAAGCCACAGCCCATCAGCACCAAGAAAATAATATTCCACTCAAAGAACATCAGTACCCATGCGCCGAGACTTGGCGCAATAATCGGTGCAATGGTCGTTACAATCATCATGCTGGCAAAGGCCTGGGCAGCCGCCTGCATATCCAGCCGATCACGAATGGTTGCTCGGGCAACCACGACTCCTACACATCCTCCTAAGGCTTGTAATACCCGTGCTGCAATCAGGCTCCATTCATTCTGTGCAAACATACATAACAGGCTGGCCAGAATATACAGACTCAATCCAAAATAAAGCGGTGGCTTACGTCCAATCCGGTCACTGATCGGGCCATATAGCAACTGCCCAACCGCCAGTCCAAGGAAATAAGCTGGCAGACTATTGGAGACCATCTGGGTACTGACACCAAAATCCGCTGCCATTTCTGGCAAGGCAGAGAGATACATATCAATGGATAAAGGACCAAGTGCAGTCAGTGAAGCCAGCAAAATAATCCAGGACATGGCATAAGGCCGTGGTGCTGTCGTATTGGAGTTCATGTAATTAAAGATTTTAATGCGTAGTAGGCAGACAAATTAACATAGCGCATAGTATGATTTACATGGAAATTAAAAGTTATAAATATACTTTTTCTCATATGTATATTCAGCTTTGCAGCAGAGACTGCAAGAGAAAGGATCACCGTTGAAATCTTGGCTCAATCGTCTTAAGCACGCGACCTATAATACGACCCTGATGTATAACCTGCGTATGCTGATCGCTTTTGCAGGAACTGCCTTCGTTCCCTATTTCATGGGACAGCAGTTAATGACTATTCCACTCACCCTTGGGGTGGTGGCCGCAGGTTTAAGCGATATTGATGACCGCTTTTCCGTACGTATCCTGAATCTGTTCTATACCTATTTAGGCTTCTTCATTACCGCAGTGGCAGTCTATCTGTTATTTCCTTATCCGCTGCTGTTTGCTTCTGCCCTCATTGTTTCTTGTATTGTCCTGATTCTGCTTGGCTCGCTTGGTCGACGTTATGCCACGATTTCCTATGGCTGTCTGGTGATTTCTGTCTATTCCATGCTGGGGGTTGAACTTTTTGATGGATGGTATCAGCAGGCAAGCTTGCTGCTGATTGGTGCGGTCTGGTATGGCTTTTTGTCGACCCTCAGCTTTCTACTGTTTCCTGCGCGACGTGCACAGGATAATCTGGCCAAATGCTATGCCTCATTGGGTGATTTCCTCTATGCCAAGTCGAATCTGTTCGATGTCGATATGACTGCAAAAAGTTATCAGCAAAGTATGATCGAGCTGTCACTGGAAAATGGCAAACTGATTTCAATTTTTAATGAAATGAAGACTGTCCTTTTGACCCGCCTGAAAGGTGACCGGGGTCAGAAAGATACTCGTCGTAGCCTGCAATATTATTTTGTGGCACAAGATATTCACGAGCGTGCCGATTCTGCGCATATTGATTATCAGAAACTGGCCAAGATTTTTGAACACAGCGACGTTTTGTTCCGTTTTCAGCGCATCCTGTCGATTCAGGGCAAAGCCTGTAAAGACCTGAGTGAAAGCATTCAGCAGCGCAAAACCTATAAACATAATAAACGCTTCAAACATGCCTTTGAAAACCTGAGATTGTCCCTGGAAAAATTGCGTACAGAACAGCAGTATGATCAGGTCTGGATCAATGCCCTATTTGCCTTATTCCAGAACCTGAAATCCATTGATGCGCAGTTACGCAACCTGGAAACTGAACGTAATATCAAATTTGATCGTGCTAAACATATTGAAAACCAGCTCAAAGATGACGACCTGAAAGGCTGGGAAGATATCAAGATTCGGGTCAAGCAGCATCTGACACCTGAATCGGTGTTGTTCCGTCATGCCATTCGTCTGTCGATTGTGCTGCTGATCAGCTATATCTTTGTCCAGCTGACCGATATTCAGTATGGTTACTGGATCCTGCTTACAGCACTATTCGTCAGCCAGCCTAACTTTAATGCTACCAAGCGCCGCTTACGTTTACGTATTGTCGGGACTCTGGCAGGTATTCTTTTGGGATATGCCATTCTGTACTTTATTCCTTCTGTTGAAGGACAATTATTGCTGCTGATTTTGAGTGGGATTCTGTTCTTTGAATTACGCAGTAAACAGTATGCACAGGCCACTGCCTTTATTACCATTCTGGCCCTGATCAACTTTAACCTGGACGGTATGGGCTTTGCCGCAGCTATTCCACGTATGATTGATACCCTGATTGGCTGTGCGATTGCCTGGTTTGGTGTGAGCTTTATCTTTCCAGACTGGAAATTCCGTCGCTTGCCACGCAGCATTAGCCGTAGTCTGCAGGCAGAATGTGACTACTTGAGTGAAGTGATTGAACAGTATAAGTCTGGACGAAATAATGGTCTGACCTACCGCGTGGTACGTCGTGCAGCTCATAATACGGATGCTGAAGTTGCTTCCCTGATTTCGACTTTGGCCACTGAACCTGATTTTGATCCGGTGCAAAAATCACAGGCTTTTGAGTTCCTGTGCCTGAATCATACTTTTATCAGTTATATTGCCGCGCTGGGTGCGCATCGTGAAAAAATTCAGGATCAGGATGTGCTGGACTTGCTAGACCAAGCCCTAGAAAATATTCGTGGTGCCCTGCTTTATGATGAAGTCCCTGACCTAAGTACCCAGAATATGATTCAGAATATCCGTCAGCGTCTGTCACAACAGCAGGAAGAAGACCAGAAACCATTGATTATTTTACAGCAACTGTCTTTAATGTTTAGTATCTTGAAGCAATTGAGTCAGTTAAAGCAAAGTTTAAGTCACGAACGTGATGAACAGGCCACTGAATTGGCTTCATTATAATTTGGCCGATTTTGGAACAATATACTCACTGAATCAGCACAATTAATGCTAAACTTTTTACAGTTTTAAATCTGTTAATTTCATTATGACCGCGAAAAATTTATACGCTTATACCCTACAGCCTGTGAACTATGAAATTTCAGAAGCTGAGCAACGTCATGCTCAGCTGATGATCTGGCGTAGTACCAATAAAATTGGCATGAAAGCCTGGCTGATCATGGGTGCTATTGTTGCCTTGTCTATTTTGGGAATTATCCTGATCAAGAACTACTCAACAGTTATCTGCTGGGTGGCGATTGTCTGTGTAGTCCTGTATTACCTGATTCGTACTTTCGGTCTGGAATGGTATGTTAAACGCAAGATGAATGAATTTCCGGTACAGGAAATTAAAGGCATTCGTCTGGGCGTACAGCCACATGGTATTGTGATGCGCCAGAAAATGGGCATGCAGGAAGGTGTGGGTGCTATTGGCTGGAAAGACATCTATGAATGGTATAACACGCCAGAATTCATGCTGATCAATTTTAAAGTCAAAGGTCAGCAAGGTGCTTATATCTTACCTAAACGTTTAGACAGTAAAAACTTCTCTTTCGCAACCATTCGCAAGCATCTGCAAGAAGAAGTGGGCGCGCCAAAAGAAATCTAAGACATATCCCGATTTTGAAAGACCTCCTGTTTCGACATGGAGGTTTTTTTTATGTCTATCTTTTATCCGACTCATCGACACAAATGATAATGAGAATAAATATTATCATCATAATCTATAATTTATTCTGATTCTTCAGTTATAATTTGCCTACTTTTACACATACCAGCATAAATCTGACCATCATGTTTAAAAAGACATTTTTCCAAATCCACTGGTTTCTGGGGATTACTGCAGGTTTGATTCTCTCAATTATGGGAGTCACAGGTGCTATTTATTCTTATGAGCCGCAAATCTTAAAATGGATGAATAGCGACAGTTATACTGTACAGGTTCAAGAGCGAGATAAGCTTAGCCCTGCCCAGCTGTATCAGCATTTCCATACCCAAAACCCTGAAATGAAAATTAACAGTATTACCGTGGCACAGGATCCAAGTGCCTCCAGTACGGTCAATATTGTAAAAGAGGGAGCACGTCGTGGTTATAACATGATGGTCAACCCCTACACGGCTGAAGTATTGCCTGAAATTAAAGGTCGTGAATTCTTCCAGTTTGTACAGCAACTACATCGTAATTTAACAGTAGGTCCCGTTGGTAAACAGATTACCGGTGCCTGTACCCTGATGCTGATCTTTTTCGTCCTGTCTGGCCTGTATTTACGCTGGCCAAAACGTCATTCGATCAAGCAATGGCTAGCAGTGAAGCCACAACTGAAAGGCCGTAACTTTATCTGGGATCTGCATGCAGTGGTGGGTACCTGGGTGGTAATTTTCTACCTGATTCTGGCTTGTACCGGTCTTACCTGGTCTTATGGCTGGTGGCGTGATGGTATGTATAAAGTTCTGGGCGTAGAACGTCCACAACCAGAAATGCAGGCCAATGGCGGTCGCGGCGAAGGCGGGCCACGTGGTGAACGCGGACAACGTGGTGAAGGCCGTGAAGAAGCTGGCATGAGTCCAGAAAGTATTTCACGTGCACTGGATCAAAGCTGGGCTGGCTTCAGTACACAATTTGCAGGCAAATATTCGACTGTGACATTTAACCTGCCGAAAAAACCGGATGGTGAAATGCAGTTGAGTTTTGTTGACCCTGTGGCACAGCATGAACGTGCCCGCAACAATGCGACTTATAATTATCGCAGTGCTGAATTTACCGAAGTCCAGCTCTATGAAGATAAGAAGCTCAATGAAAAAATCATGAGCAGCATGTTACCGGTGCACCGTGGCAGCTTCTTTGGTCCTATTTACCAGTTCCTGGTCATGATTGCTGCATTATTAATGCCATTGTTCTTCGTGACCGGCTGGATGCTCTATCTGAAACGTCGTAAGCAGAAAAAACTTACTCTGGCTGCACGCCAAGGGGCAACTGCCCTGCCTCTGGATCCAAATGCCAAGCCTTGGCTGATTGCGTATGCTTCACAAACGGGTGTCTCTGAACAACTGGCATGGCGCACAGCTACTGCCTTACAGGAAGCACGTCAACCTGTCAGCGTTAAAGCAGTACAACAGTTAAGCCTTGCAGATCTGCAACAGGCAGAACAGGTTTTATTTGTAGCCAGTACTTATGGCACAGGTGAAGCGCCTGACCTGGCTTCATCTTTCGAAAAGAAAATTCTGTCTGCCAAAGCAGATCTCAGCCATCTCAATTATGCAGTTTTGGCTCTAGGCTCTCAGGAATACCCGGACACCTATTGCAGCTTCGGTCATCGTATTGACCAGTGGTTACAGCAGAATGGTGCCAAGCAGCTCTTCAAGACTATCGAAGTGGATAATGCAAATAATGAGCATATCCAGCAATGGACCAATGCCCTTGCCCATGTGACTCAATTTGAATTGCAGGATATGGGTATCGATAAAACCTTTGATCAATGGACTTTGAGCAAACGTGAATTGCTGAATCCAGACAGTCTGGGTGCACCTGCGTTTAATATTGAACTGGTTCCACAGCATGAAGCCGTGTGGCAGGCAGGTGATATTGCCGAAATCCAGCCAGGAAACAGCCCTGAACGTATCCGTGCATTTATGGAGAAATACCGTATTGCCGCGGGTACACAGGTACCTTCTCTGAAGCAAAGTATCGAACAGGCACTTTGGAATCGTGATTTGAC from the Acinetobacter sp. YWS30-1 genome contains:
- a CDS encoding patatin-like phospholipase family protein, with protein sequence MQKYVLSILAMTMVGLSGCQTTSGFNPSNSSHIKSASSVAEAQARPNQINFRKIKQTENRPVIALVLGSGGARGYAHIGAIEVLEQAGIQPDFIVGTSAGSIVGSIYASGKPAIELRNIALSMKATDVRDIKLDRKGFFDGKKVENYVNLQVDQTPLQAMKIPMFVVATALKEGKRVVFNYGNTGQAVRASVSIPSMFIPTVIQKKEYVDGGLVSPVPVKVARELGADIVIAVDILAQPIHTETTNVWGLFNQNINIMQQRLASEELQYADVVIQPDLREKGHIFDVRGRELTMDAGIEAAKLKLPEIAQVYQKHNYSQGHQIPLLLAQQQ
- the chrA gene encoding chromate efflux transporter; translated protein: MNTPSLYRIFLTFLQLGCMAFGGPAAHLVFFHRKFVDQLQWLNATQYGQLVALAQLLPGPSSSQVGLSIGYLQRGYAGAFVAWLGFTLPSTLLMSLIAVLGQHYFHILNSNSFHSIQLIVFSVIVWAFWQMLNSFCKSIWQYVLVLISVLILSFISISLNQLLVIILGAVFGLVMAKFSNPQENKPASNSSTIHSSYIRPRHAPYWFIAFILPFFLIPLLVKSGSWPELAFFADFYQTGSLVFGGGHVILPLLHQDFVATNLLSPQSFDLGYAFAQLMPGPLFSFSSYVGALLPWTGSSWINALLATCAIFLPSFFLIFATLPYWSWLMQQRIIFQAVNGINAAVVGLLLYLLIDLSQAYFRSWSDLVFVIVMILLLRSKLPVWFSLIAGFILYQSYLNFVSF
- a CDS encoding alanine/glycine:cation symporter family protein, with product MNDQLNETLLGWVDALNGPLWDFLVVFLVAVGILYTIMTGAVQIRLFWHSIKVMKRSRGKVDDDHGITPFQAFVTGLASRVGVGNVAGVAIAIAVGGPGAVFWMWFTAFLGMSSAFVESSLAQLFKVRDNKNQQFRGGPAYYITQGLKQKWLGIVFAIALITTYGFVFNAVQANAITGATSHAWGWNEANLMLPLGGFDLEVSWIGLVLVLITAMIIFGGIKRIAKVAEGVVPFMAVLYLGVALYIAVINYDMLPSIFQLIFSKAFEFEAAAGGFFGAMISMAMMMGIKRGLFSNEAGMGSAPNAAAASDVKHPVNQGLVQMLGVFVDTFVVCSCTAIVILVSGLYENAGFEGVTLTQMALESQIGAWGDDFLALILFLFAYSSIIGNYAYAEGNIQFINNNSKVMFIFRLLVLFMVYFGSIASVPLIWNMADLFMGVMASINLIAIVLLMPFILMLLKDYTGQLKRGIEQPEFKLDDHPKFKDKVKSDIW
- the gltS gene encoding sodium/glutamate symporter; translated protein: MDFTFNAFYTLIAAVIVLLLGRFLVDKIDFLKRYNIPEPVAGGLVAAVISLLVHSFWGYSITTSAELQTSFMLIFFASIGLSANFAKLREGGIGLVIFLVAISTFIALQNAVGMGLASLLGIDPLIGLIAGSITLTGGHGTAGAWGEIMEVEHGIQGALALGMASATFGLIIGGVIGGPLAKLLINRHNLAVARTDQQIEKRDNTPMDSTTDEYVQFEYPHRVRLITADNAITTLGLFAGCLAFAELMTGFSKDTVFELPTFVWALAGGVILRNVLEGILKIQIFDRAIDVFGNASLSLYLAMALLSLKLWQLADLAGPLMVILGAQTLTMALYAAFVTFRVMGKNYDAAVLAAGHCGFGMGATPTAVANMQAITNMYGASHKAFLIVPLCGAFFVDLINATIIQMILKFFV
- a CDS encoding nitroreductase, with translation MDQNLVHAVDQTITSRHSVRAFLDTPVSTDMLKDILTVASRAPSGTNTQPWKVYVLTGKKRDELVQRVCQAQMELYQNPALAEQYKETFAYYPEQWFSPYIDRRRENGWGLYGLLNIQKGEKEKMARQNLRNFELFDAPVGLFFTLHKDLGIGSKMDISMMIQNVMLAAKARGLDTCPQAAWNHFHSIVLDVLGAGEDEELVCGMSLGYADPDHIVNTFITPRVPVEEFAVFVDE